A single genomic interval of Mangifera indica cultivar Alphonso chromosome 5, CATAS_Mindica_2.1, whole genome shotgun sequence harbors:
- the LOC123217221 gene encoding nudix hydrolase 2-like translates to MSDSASSLPLEKPMVLENNEVRHVELLKAVDDLHGGVTVDMEDLMDSKLFASALKTSLSCWRQQGKKGVWIKLPIQFSNLVEPAVQQGFRYHHAEPDYLMLVHWIPETPDTLPANASHRVGVGAFVMNHNREVLVVQESIGKFRGTGVWKLPTGVVNEGEDINTAAIREVKEETGVDTEFVEILAFRQSHQSFFRKSDLFFICMLRPRSFHIQKQDSEIEAAQWMAAEEYAGQPFVKEHRLFNYVAKICLTKSEKDYAGFIPLSITTTSGKTSCLYFNNRDCHHLTTDNPSPP, encoded by the exons ATGTCAGATTCAGCGAGTTCATTACCGCTTGAGAAGCCCATGgtacttgaaaataatgaagTTCGGCACGTTGAATTACTTAAAGCAGTTGATGATTTACATGGAGGAGTTACAGTAGACATGGAAGACCTAATGGACTCCAAGCTGTTTGCTTCTGCTCTTAAGACTTCATTATCATGTTGGAGGCAGCAG GGGAAGAAGGGTGTTTGGATTAAATTGCCCATTCAGTTTTCTAATCTTGTTGAACCTGCAGTTCAG CAAGGATTCAGGTACCACCATGCTGAACCAGATTACCTGATGCTTGTGCACTGGATTCCTGAAACCCCAGATACTCTTCCTGCAAATGCTTCGCATCGCGTCGGTGTTGGTGCCTTTGTCATGAACCATAACAGAGAG GTTCTGGTAGTTCAGGAAAGTATTGGCAAATTCAGAGGTACAGGTGTGTGGAAGCTCCCCACTGGAGTTGTTAATGAG GGTGAGGATATTAATACAGCTGCAATAAGAGAAGTTAAAGAAGAGACAGGA GTTGACACAGAATTTGTGGAAATTTTGGCCTTCAG GCAAAGCCACCAATCATTCTTCCGGAAATcagatttatttttcatatgcaTGCTAAGACCGCGCTCGTTTCACATTCAGAAACAAGACTCAGAAATTGAAGCTGCTCAG TGGATGGCAGCAGAGGAGTATGCAGGACAGCCATTTGTAAAAGAGCATAGGCTGTTTAACTATGTAGCTAAAATATGCTTAACCAAGTCAGAGAAGGACTATGCAGGGTTTATTCCTTTATCTATAACAACAACTTCAGGTAAAACCAGCTGCTTGTATTTCAACAACCGAGATTGCCACCATCTCACAACAGATAATCCATCCCCACCATGA
- the LOC123217222 gene encoding NAD-dependent protein deacetylase SRT1-like isoform X7: protein MWGCFANIRDESCRATQPHDRCCTMLGNQQVITGDIHDLNLWIPPYVQVDPVQISLTQFSRLSRSENKYVKWWIVFSDIKLLCHSSHQLRGFLRLARSQISCFTKQPFVLKSLQVAYYLVDLLGFTFCFLSCINNQALKEQGDSISHDKDVMVEMLRNSAIQNQCLGQVSLVKREILLSPKMEIAVCTVATNIFRDTNEG from the exons ATGTGGG GATGCTTTGCCAACATCAGAGATGAATCCTGCAGAGCAACACAGCCGCATGACAGATGTTGTACTATGCTTGGGAACCag CAGGTAATAACTGGAGATATTCATGACCTTAATCTTTGGATTCCACCATATGTTCAAGTTGATCCTGTCCAGATTAGTCTTACTCAGTTCTCTAGACTATCAAGATCAG AGAACAAATATGTAAAATGGTGGATAGTGTTTTCGGACATAAAGCTTCTTTGCCATTCATCACATCAGTTGAG AGGTTTTCTTAGATTGGCAAGATCTCAAATCAGCTGTTTTACTAAGCAACCCTTTGTGCTTAAAAG TTTGCAGGTGGCATACTATTTGGTTGATCTTTTGGGCTTCACTTTTTGTTTCCTCTCATGCATCAACAATCAAGCTCTAAAA GAACAAGGAGATAGCATCAGCCACGATAAGGATGTTATGGTTGAGATGTTGAGGAATTCAGCAATCCAAAATCAGTGTTTAGGGCAGGTTTCTCTTGTCAAGAGAGAGATTCTTCTATCTCCAAAAATGGAAATTGCTGTGTGCACTGTTGCAACAAACATTTTTCGG GACACGAATGAAGGTTAA
- the LOC123217222 gene encoding NAD-dependent protein deacetylase SRT1-like isoform X3 translates to MWGCFANIRDESCRATQPHDRCCTMLGNQITRACILPLKSLCGGDKIIIVHLSLQPTPKDKKASLVIHGLVDKQVITGDIHDLNLWIPPYVQVDPVQISLTQFSRLSRSENKYVKWWIVFSDIKLLCHSSHQLRGFLRLARSQISCFTKQPFVLKSLQVAYYLVDLLGFTFCFLSCINNQALKEQGDSISHDKDVMVEMLRNSAIQNQCLGQVSLVKREILLSPKMEIAVCTVATNIFRMMC, encoded by the exons ATGTGGG GATGCTTTGCCAACATCAGAGATGAATCCTGCAGAGCAACACAGCCGCATGACAGATGTTGTACTATGCTTGGGAACCag ATAACTCGAGCTTGCATCCTCCCTTTAAAATCACTTTGTGGTGGGGATAAAATCATAATTGTACACCTTAG TTTGCAGCCAACCCCAAAAGACAAGAAAGCAAGTTTGGTTATCCATGGCCTTGTTGATAAG CAGGTAATAACTGGAGATATTCATGACCTTAATCTTTGGATTCCACCATATGTTCAAGTTGATCCTGTCCAGATTAGTCTTACTCAGTTCTCTAGACTATCAAGATCAG AGAACAAATATGTAAAATGGTGGATAGTGTTTTCGGACATAAAGCTTCTTTGCCATTCATCACATCAGTTGAG AGGTTTTCTTAGATTGGCAAGATCTCAAATCAGCTGTTTTACTAAGCAACCCTTTGTGCTTAAAAG TTTGCAGGTGGCATACTATTTGGTTGATCTTTTGGGCTTCACTTTTTGTTTCCTCTCATGCATCAACAATCAAGCTCTAAAA GAACAAGGAGATAGCATCAGCCACGATAAGGATGTTATGGTTGAGATGTTGAGGAATTCAGCAATCCAAAATCAGTGTTTAGGGCAGGTTTCTCTTGTCAAGAGAGAGATTCTTCTATCTCCAAAAATGGAAATTGCTGTGTGCACTGTTGCAACAAACATTTTTCGG ATGATGTGCTAA
- the LOC123217222 gene encoding NAD-dependent protein deacetylase SRT1-like isoform X1, translating to MWGCFANIRDESCRATQPHDRCCTMLGNQITRACILPLKSLCGGDKIIIVHLSLQPTPKDKKASLVIHGLVDKQVITGDIHDLNLWIPPYVQVDPVQISLTQFSRLSRSENKYVKWWIVFSDIKLLCHSSHQLRGFLRLARSQISCFTKQPFVLKSLQVAYYLVDLLGFTFCFLSCINNQALKEQGDSISHDKDVMVEMLRNSAIQNQCLGQVSLVKREILLSPKMEIAVCTVATNIFRDTNEG from the exons ATGTGGG GATGCTTTGCCAACATCAGAGATGAATCCTGCAGAGCAACACAGCCGCATGACAGATGTTGTACTATGCTTGGGAACCag ATAACTCGAGCTTGCATCCTCCCTTTAAAATCACTTTGTGGTGGGGATAAAATCATAATTGTACACCTTAG TTTGCAGCCAACCCCAAAAGACAAGAAAGCAAGTTTGGTTATCCATGGCCTTGTTGATAAG CAGGTAATAACTGGAGATATTCATGACCTTAATCTTTGGATTCCACCATATGTTCAAGTTGATCCTGTCCAGATTAGTCTTACTCAGTTCTCTAGACTATCAAGATCAG AGAACAAATATGTAAAATGGTGGATAGTGTTTTCGGACATAAAGCTTCTTTGCCATTCATCACATCAGTTGAG AGGTTTTCTTAGATTGGCAAGATCTCAAATCAGCTGTTTTACTAAGCAACCCTTTGTGCTTAAAAG TTTGCAGGTGGCATACTATTTGGTTGATCTTTTGGGCTTCACTTTTTGTTTCCTCTCATGCATCAACAATCAAGCTCTAAAA GAACAAGGAGATAGCATCAGCCACGATAAGGATGTTATGGTTGAGATGTTGAGGAATTCAGCAATCCAAAATCAGTGTTTAGGGCAGGTTTCTCTTGTCAAGAGAGAGATTCTTCTATCTCCAAAAATGGAAATTGCTGTGTGCACTGTTGCAACAAACATTTTTCGG GACACGAATGAAGGTTAA
- the LOC123217222 gene encoding NAD-dependent protein deacetylase SRT1-like isoform X5, producing the protein MWGCFANIRDESCRATQPHDRCCTMLGNQPTPKDKKASLVIHGLVDKQVITGDIHDLNLWIPPYVQVDPVQISLTQFSRLSRSENKYVKWWIVFSDIKLLCHSSHQLRGFLRLARSQISCFTKQPFVLKSLQVAYYLVDLLGFTFCFLSCINNQALKEQGDSISHDKDVMVEMLRNSAIQNQCLGQVSLVKREILLSPKMEIAVCTVATNIFRDTNEG; encoded by the exons ATGTGGG GATGCTTTGCCAACATCAGAGATGAATCCTGCAGAGCAACACAGCCGCATGACAGATGTTGTACTATGCTTGGGAACCag CCAACCCCAAAAGACAAGAAAGCAAGTTTGGTTATCCATGGCCTTGTTGATAAG CAGGTAATAACTGGAGATATTCATGACCTTAATCTTTGGATTCCACCATATGTTCAAGTTGATCCTGTCCAGATTAGTCTTACTCAGTTCTCTAGACTATCAAGATCAG AGAACAAATATGTAAAATGGTGGATAGTGTTTTCGGACATAAAGCTTCTTTGCCATTCATCACATCAGTTGAG AGGTTTTCTTAGATTGGCAAGATCTCAAATCAGCTGTTTTACTAAGCAACCCTTTGTGCTTAAAAG TTTGCAGGTGGCATACTATTTGGTTGATCTTTTGGGCTTCACTTTTTGTTTCCTCTCATGCATCAACAATCAAGCTCTAAAA GAACAAGGAGATAGCATCAGCCACGATAAGGATGTTATGGTTGAGATGTTGAGGAATTCAGCAATCCAAAATCAGTGTTTAGGGCAGGTTTCTCTTGTCAAGAGAGAGATTCTTCTATCTCCAAAAATGGAAATTGCTGTGTGCACTGTTGCAACAAACATTTTTCGG GACACGAATGAAGGTTAA
- the LOC123217222 gene encoding NAD-dependent protein deacetylase SRT1-like isoform X2 yields the protein MWGCFANIRDESCRATQPHDRCCTMLGNQITRACILPLKSLCGGDKIIIVHLSLQPTPKDKKASLVIHGLVDKVITGDIHDLNLWIPPYVQVDPVQISLTQFSRLSRSENKYVKWWIVFSDIKLLCHSSHQLRGFLRLARSQISCFTKQPFVLKSLQVAYYLVDLLGFTFCFLSCINNQALKEQGDSISHDKDVMVEMLRNSAIQNQCLGQVSLVKREILLSPKMEIAVCTVATNIFRDTNEG from the exons ATGTGGG GATGCTTTGCCAACATCAGAGATGAATCCTGCAGAGCAACACAGCCGCATGACAGATGTTGTACTATGCTTGGGAACCag ATAACTCGAGCTTGCATCCTCCCTTTAAAATCACTTTGTGGTGGGGATAAAATCATAATTGTACACCTTAG TTTGCAGCCAACCCCAAAAGACAAGAAAGCAAGTTTGGTTATCCATGGCCTTGTTGATAAG GTAATAACTGGAGATATTCATGACCTTAATCTTTGGATTCCACCATATGTTCAAGTTGATCCTGTCCAGATTAGTCTTACTCAGTTCTCTAGACTATCAAGATCAG AGAACAAATATGTAAAATGGTGGATAGTGTTTTCGGACATAAAGCTTCTTTGCCATTCATCACATCAGTTGAG AGGTTTTCTTAGATTGGCAAGATCTCAAATCAGCTGTTTTACTAAGCAACCCTTTGTGCTTAAAAG TTTGCAGGTGGCATACTATTTGGTTGATCTTTTGGGCTTCACTTTTTGTTTCCTCTCATGCATCAACAATCAAGCTCTAAAA GAACAAGGAGATAGCATCAGCCACGATAAGGATGTTATGGTTGAGATGTTGAGGAATTCAGCAATCCAAAATCAGTGTTTAGGGCAGGTTTCTCTTGTCAAGAGAGAGATTCTTCTATCTCCAAAAATGGAAATTGCTGTGTGCACTGTTGCAACAAACATTTTTCGG GACACGAATGAAGGTTAA
- the LOC123217222 gene encoding NAD-dependent protein deacetylase SRT1-like isoform X8, whose product MWGCFANIRDESCRATQPHDRCCTMLGNQVITGDIHDLNLWIPPYVQVDPVQISLTQFSRLSRSENKYVKWWIVFSDIKLLCHSSHQLRGFLRLARSQISCFTKQPFVLKSLQVAYYLVDLLGFTFCFLSCINNQALKEQGDSISHDKDVMVEMLRNSAIQNQCLGQVSLVKREILLSPKMEIAVCTVATNIFRDTNEG is encoded by the exons ATGTGGG GATGCTTTGCCAACATCAGAGATGAATCCTGCAGAGCAACACAGCCGCATGACAGATGTTGTACTATGCTTGGGAACCag GTAATAACTGGAGATATTCATGACCTTAATCTTTGGATTCCACCATATGTTCAAGTTGATCCTGTCCAGATTAGTCTTACTCAGTTCTCTAGACTATCAAGATCAG AGAACAAATATGTAAAATGGTGGATAGTGTTTTCGGACATAAAGCTTCTTTGCCATTCATCACATCAGTTGAG AGGTTTTCTTAGATTGGCAAGATCTCAAATCAGCTGTTTTACTAAGCAACCCTTTGTGCTTAAAAG TTTGCAGGTGGCATACTATTTGGTTGATCTTTTGGGCTTCACTTTTTGTTTCCTCTCATGCATCAACAATCAAGCTCTAAAA GAACAAGGAGATAGCATCAGCCACGATAAGGATGTTATGGTTGAGATGTTGAGGAATTCAGCAATCCAAAATCAGTGTTTAGGGCAGGTTTCTCTTGTCAAGAGAGAGATTCTTCTATCTCCAAAAATGGAAATTGCTGTGTGCACTGTTGCAACAAACATTTTTCGG GACACGAATGAAGGTTAA
- the LOC123217222 gene encoding NAD-dependent protein deacetylase SRT1-like isoform X6: protein MWGCFANIRDESCRATQPHDRCCTMLGNQPTPKDKKASLVIHGLVDKVITGDIHDLNLWIPPYVQVDPVQISLTQFSRLSRSENKYVKWWIVFSDIKLLCHSSHQLRGFLRLARSQISCFTKQPFVLKSLQVAYYLVDLLGFTFCFLSCINNQALKEQGDSISHDKDVMVEMLRNSAIQNQCLGQVSLVKREILLSPKMEIAVCTVATNIFRDTNEG, encoded by the exons ATGTGGG GATGCTTTGCCAACATCAGAGATGAATCCTGCAGAGCAACACAGCCGCATGACAGATGTTGTACTATGCTTGGGAACCag CCAACCCCAAAAGACAAGAAAGCAAGTTTGGTTATCCATGGCCTTGTTGATAAG GTAATAACTGGAGATATTCATGACCTTAATCTTTGGATTCCACCATATGTTCAAGTTGATCCTGTCCAGATTAGTCTTACTCAGTTCTCTAGACTATCAAGATCAG AGAACAAATATGTAAAATGGTGGATAGTGTTTTCGGACATAAAGCTTCTTTGCCATTCATCACATCAGTTGAG AGGTTTTCTTAGATTGGCAAGATCTCAAATCAGCTGTTTTACTAAGCAACCCTTTGTGCTTAAAAG TTTGCAGGTGGCATACTATTTGGTTGATCTTTTGGGCTTCACTTTTTGTTTCCTCTCATGCATCAACAATCAAGCTCTAAAA GAACAAGGAGATAGCATCAGCCACGATAAGGATGTTATGGTTGAGATGTTGAGGAATTCAGCAATCCAAAATCAGTGTTTAGGGCAGGTTTCTCTTGTCAAGAGAGAGATTCTTCTATCTCCAAAAATGGAAATTGCTGTGTGCACTGTTGCAACAAACATTTTTCGG GACACGAATGAAGGTTAA
- the LOC123217222 gene encoding NAD-dependent protein deacetylase SRT1-like isoform X4, protein MNPAEQHSRMTDVVLCLGTSLQITRACILPLKSLCGGDKIIIVHLSLQPTPKDKKASLVIHGLVDKQVITGDIHDLNLWIPPYVQVDPVQISLTQFSRLSRSENKYVKWWIVFSDIKLLCHSSHQLRGFLRLARSQISCFTKQPFVLKSLQVAYYLVDLLGFTFCFLSCINNQALKEQGDSISHDKDVMVEMLRNSAIQNQCLGQVSLVKREILLSPKMEIAVCTVATNIFRDTNEG, encoded by the exons ATGAATCCTGCAGAGCAACACAGCCGCATGACAGATGTTGTACTATGCTTGGGAACCag TCTGCAGATAACTCGAGCTTGCATCCTCCCTTTAAAATCACTTTGTGGTGGGGATAAAATCATAATTGTACACCTTAG TTTGCAGCCAACCCCAAAAGACAAGAAAGCAAGTTTGGTTATCCATGGCCTTGTTGATAAG CAGGTAATAACTGGAGATATTCATGACCTTAATCTTTGGATTCCACCATATGTTCAAGTTGATCCTGTCCAGATTAGTCTTACTCAGTTCTCTAGACTATCAAGATCAG AGAACAAATATGTAAAATGGTGGATAGTGTTTTCGGACATAAAGCTTCTTTGCCATTCATCACATCAGTTGAG AGGTTTTCTTAGATTGGCAAGATCTCAAATCAGCTGTTTTACTAAGCAACCCTTTGTGCTTAAAAG TTTGCAGGTGGCATACTATTTGGTTGATCTTTTGGGCTTCACTTTTTGTTTCCTCTCATGCATCAACAATCAAGCTCTAAAA GAACAAGGAGATAGCATCAGCCACGATAAGGATGTTATGGTTGAGATGTTGAGGAATTCAGCAATCCAAAATCAGTGTTTAGGGCAGGTTTCTCTTGTCAAGAGAGAGATTCTTCTATCTCCAAAAATGGAAATTGCTGTGTGCACTGTTGCAACAAACATTTTTCGG GACACGAATGAAGGTTAA